GCGGGCTGGCGGGAAGAGGGGGCGGGAAAAGGGGGCAGGAAGGGGGCCGGGGCGGGCTCTCCGGAAAGGTTCCGGGAGGGCGTCCTGGGCGGGCCCTGCGTCAGGTTGCAGTTTCACTTTTAGGTCTGGGCACCTCCAGCTGCTGCTCCCCGGACGGCTCCCAGGGAGAGCAGACGCGCCACCCTCGGGGCGCCGACAGTCACGGTGAGCTgcgccccgccccctcccccggcCTGGCTGGAGCTCCCGGGTGGGGGATGCTGGCCCTGCTGCCCCAGCGTTCGCCCAGAAGGCCCCGCGCCGCACACAGGGGCGGAAGCTCCAGGCTTCAGGAAAGGCTACCCTTGGCCAGCCCAGGGGCCCGGCCTTTGGACCTGGGCTTGGGCTTGACTCCCAGGTGCCCATCCAGGTTCCCGGGCTGGTGCTGGTCCCGCCCTCAGCTGCCTTCTGGGCCCAGTCTCCACTTTCAGCAGACCCGGCACTCAGAGGCTTCCTGGAGCAGCCGCGGCCCCTCCACAGTGGCCCAGGTGACCCATATCCCAGCGGAGGCCCGCCATGGCCTCTGACCCCCAAAGCCTCAGCCTTGGACGGGTGGCTCATGGAGCTGCAGGCACAGAGAAGGCCCTGGAGGACGCACTGGGCTGGGGCAACACTCTGGCTGGGTTGTGCAGTGGGTCCCTGTGCCACACTCAGGGGTGACAGCTTGTTTCCTCCCAGCCAGAGGCAGCCATTCCAGTGGACAGAGCCCTCTGTGTTAGAGCAGGTCTGGGCATCAGGCCCCACTGTCCCTGGCTGGAGGTGCTCATGGTCCCGTAGACAACAGggagaacactatttctgtgttGGGGGGCGGCCAGGGACAGGAGCTTTCTGCTAGTGGGAGCATCCCAGGATGAGCTGGGCAGGGCTGCTGTGGAGGGAAGGAGTCCCCCATCATGGGAGGCTTCCAGGTACTGACCCTTCTTGCACTCCCTCCCGCCCTCCCCCTGAGGGCGCAATGCCTGACCCATTTCCCCTCCTCAGGAGCATGGGGTCAGCCTTTGAGAGGGTGGTCCGGAGAGTGGTCCGGGAGCTGGACCACGGCGGGGAGCTCATCCCTGTGACCAGCCTGCAGAGCTCCACTGGCTTCCAGCCCTACTGCCTGGTGGTCAGGAAGCCCTCAAGCTCCTGGTTCTGGAAACCCCGTTATAAATGTGTCAACCTGTCAATCAAGGACATCCTGGAGCCGAATGCCCCGGAACCAGGTGCCTGATGTAGTGCTGAGACGGAGCCCCAGGGAGGCTGGATGGGAGAGGGGAGCGGGTTGGGTCCAGCCAGCCACCCACCGGGCTCTGCAGGCTCTCGCTCTGGGCCTCTGTTCCAGAGGCCAGGGCCTTTCCAACGGTCCCTCTGCCCTGGGGCTGGGACAGGGCTGGTGGGGGCGGGGGACAGGCAGGGCGGTGGGCACGGCCTCAGGTCTGGCCTTGCTTTAGATTTGCAGCGTGGCAGCAGCTTCCACTTCTACGATGCCATGGATGGGCAGCTGCAGGGCAGCGTGGAGCTGGCAGCCCCAGGACAGGCAAAGATCGCAGGCGGGGCCGTGGTGTCTGACAGCTCCAGCACCTCGATGAATGTGTACTCGCTGAGTGTGGACCCTAACACCTGGCAGACCCTGCTCCGTGAGAGGTGGGCCCTAAGAGGGCAGGGCCCCACCCACCCCAAGCAaccctgcttttatttatttatttatttaaattattttttgaggtgaGGTTTTGCTATcttgaccagggtggtcttgaactcctggcctcaagcaatcctcctgcctcagcctcccaaagtgctgggattacaggggtgagccactgtgcccggtcccaGCCTTGCTCCTGGGAAGGTCACAACCTTGGGGCATCAGGAAAGTCCCAGAGGCAAAAGAGCACAGTGGCAGGAACCAGGTTGCAGGAAGGAAGCTGCAGGGGTCATCTGGGGCCTCAGCTGCCAGGACTGGATCCTAAGGACCAGACTGAGCCCCAACCTGCTGTGGGGACAAGTGGTGGTGTGAACATGGGGGCCCAGGGGAGGGGGCCGCTCCTCGAGTCTGGACTTGGAGTCTCCAAGTCCACCTTTCCTCATGGGATCCCGTCCCCGTGGGGAGCGCACAGAGAGGCTTCCAGTGCCCAGGCATCCACAGACCTCTGGAGGGCCCCTCTGCACCACCTCCCCCAGTGGCATGGGGCTGTCAGGGGAGGGAAGACGTCTAGGGGGACTGCCACCCAGTGAGCTTGCTGCTCCTCTGACCACAGGCACCTGCGGCAGCCAGAGCACAAAATCCTGCAGCAGCTGCGGAACCGCAGGGACAATGTGTATGTGGTGACGGAGGTGCTGCAGACACAGAAGGAGGTGGAAGTCACGCGGACCCACAAGCGGGAGGGCTCAGGCCGGTTTTCCCTGCCCGGAGCCATGTGCTTGCAGGTGTGTAGCCAGCCCTGGGCCACGCCTGGCCCCACGTGGGCATGCAGCGGTGGGTGATGGAGGCAGCGGGCTGGGCTCTGCCAAGGCGCCTCAGAGCAGCTCCCAGCCCTGCGCTTGGCTGCGGAGCCGAAGTCACCTGGCGGCAGGCCTGCCCCCAGCACCCAGCTCACACCCGCACCCAGCCCACACCTGCACCCCACAGTCCGGTGCCCAGGGCCCAGCCCTAAGCCCATCTCCATGCCTCAGGGTGAGGGCCAGGGCCACCTGAGCCAGAAGAAGACGGTCACCATCCCCTCGGGCAGCATCCTCGCATTCCGGGTGGCCCAGCTGGTTATTAACTCCGACTTGGGTGAGCTGGAGTTGGGGGTGTCTCAGGCCCAGGCTCTGGCAGAGAAGCAGGGAGGCCTGGGGAGAGCCAGCCACCAGCTTGGGCTGCTGTGAGCCCCTGGCTGAACAACGTCCTGTGTCTGGCAGGTGGCTGAGGTCCTGTGCTCTGGTGTGTGGGTGATTGGGCAGGGCCTGAGCTGGATAAGGGAGCTTCTagtaggggaggggaggggatgctgAGATCTAGGTGACATGCCTGTCCCTGTCTGCTCCCACCTGGCTGCCAGACGTCCTTCTCTTCCCGGATAAGAAGCAGAGGACCTTCCAGCCACCCCCGACAGGTGAGAGCCAAGAGCCCCCAGCGTGGGGTGTCCAGTGGGAAAAGCACACTCCCTTGGCAATTGAGGCCTTTTCCTCGTGTTCTCAGGGCACAGGGAGGCCGGGCAGCTCCCTGAGGCAGTGGGCaccccccatacacacacacgggGCAACACAGGACAGCTGACCCTGggcctccctggcctccctccctgccctgggcTGCCAGTGTTGGCGGTGGTGACCGGGGCTGTGACGGCCCCGGGAAGGCCTCAGCCCTCTCTGGCTCAGACACCCATCCCCTGCACTGACCAGCCCTGCCCTCCCATGCCCCTGCCCAGGCCACAAGGGTTCCACGGGCGAAGGCGCCTGGCCACAGCTGTCCTCTGGCCTCTCCACGATGGGGTGCCTCCCCAACTTCCTGACAGGTCAGTGCCCTCCTGACCGCCCCGGGGACCTTTGGTGGGCTCTCCTTCTGCCGCCTGGGGTCTGCCTGTCCTGACCAAGGCTTTCCAGGGCCCTGTAAGCACCCGGGCAGTGCCAGTTCCTCTGTCCCTACAGATGGGGTCCCTGTGGAGGGGACGTTCACTGAAGACTTCCAGGGCCTACAGGCAGAGGTGGAGACCATCTCCAAGGAACTGGAGCTCTTGGACAGAGACCTGTGCCAGCTGCTGCTGGAGGGCCTGGAGGGGGTGCTGCGGGACCAGCTGGCCCTGCGAGCCTTGGAGGAGGCGGTGAGCGGGGGAGGGTGCCCGGGGCACACAAGGCCTGCCCAGCCAGCCAAGCTCACCTGCCCTTCCCATGCCTGCAGCTGGAGCAGGGCCAGAGCCTTGGGCCAGTGGAGCCCCTGGACGGTCCAGCAGGTGCTGTCCTGGAGTGCCTGGTGCTCCCCTCCAGAATGCTGGCGCCGGAACTCGCCGTCCCTGCTGTCTACCTGCTGGGGGCACTGACCAGTGAGCGGCCCCTGGGGgcaggtggggggtgggagggagggaagtgggCTTTCCCAGGTGGGCCTTCAGGAACCCCCTCTTACCTGACTCTCTTCCAGTGCTGAGTGAAACACAGCACAAGCTGCTGGCGGAGGCGCTGGAGTCGCAGACCCTGTTGGGGCCGCTCGAGCTGGTGAGAGGGTTCGGGCTGCAGGAGGATGGGCTGAGCCAGTGGAAGGGGCCCTGTGGCACCTGGGAAGGGGTGGTACGGGCAGGCACAAGGTgcccagtttccccatctgaCACACTCCTGCCCTGTCTTGGCAGGTGGGGAGCCTCTTGGAGCAGAGTGCCCCGTGGCAAGAGCGCGGCACCATGTCCCTGCCCCCCGGGCTCCTGGGGAGCAGCTGGGGCGAAGGGGCACCGGCCTGGGTCTTGCTGGACGAGTGtggcctggagctgggggaggacACTCCCCACGTGTGCTGGGAGCCGCAGGCCCAGGGCCGCGTGTGTGCACTCTACGCCTCCCTGGCACTGCTATCAGGACTGAGCCAGGAGCCCCACTAGCCTGCGCCCGGGCATGGCCTGGCAGCTCTCCAGCAGGGCAGAGTGTTTGCCCACCAGCTGCTACCCCTAGGAAGGCCAGGAGCCCAGTAGCCATGTGGCCAGTCTACCATGGGGCCCAGGAGTTGGGGAAACACAATAAAGGTGGCGTACGAAGGAAAGGCTGGTAGCAGAGTTGTTGAGGGGTCCTGGATCTGGGGTAGGGTGGGTAGGGGTGGGGACAGTACCCATGCATGATCAGGAGGGACATCAGGGCCACGTGCAGGTGATGTCTGCATTGTCCGGCTTCTTTTGCACCCTGGAGCCAAGGGGAGCCCCATGCTGGGCTTGGCCGCTCCCTAGAGTAATGGGCCCGTGGCCCTGCCCACCCCTGCCTGTGTGTTTCTCTGCCTGTGAGGAAGGGCAGGGCGATTTAGGTGAGACAGTTCCACCAGGCGTGTCCATGGCTGAGGCATGGCAGTAACCTCTGCTTCAGGGAGCTTGAGGCATGTGCTGCAGAAGGGTGTGGCCATCCTCGGCCCACAGGGGCTTTAGGGGTGCAGGTGTGACTGATGACAGGCCCTGCCCTCCTGGGGCCACACAGGAGGTTCCTGAGAAGCAATACTAAAGAAACTGACCTTTGGTCCGTTTCACCCACATCTGCTTGCCTGAGCTAAAAGCCTGGAGAGAGGCAGTCTCCTGGCCTGTGGGAATTAAGCAGGTCCAGAGTCACATCCAGTTGCTTACTTGCAGAAGCTGTGGCCTCCAGGTCCAGGGAGGGACACACAACACTTGATGTGGCCAGGGAGTGACTGTTCCTGGGAGAGTGGACAACCCTCCTTGGTGGGGACCAGTCTACCTGCACACGGTCGCCAGCCTTCCCCGCTTCTGTCAGGGCACACAATGGCCACACAACTTTCAGAGCTTGCAAAAGAGAAGGAACAGTGGATTTGGCTACAACTGGGACATTAAATTCACCAGAAAACCTGGTATCCGGGCCcaacagtgactttttttttttttttagacagaatctctctgtcgccaggctggattgcagtagcgcaatctcggctcactgcaacctccgcctcccgcaattctcctgcctcagcctcctgagtagctgagactacaggggcgcaccaccacatccagctaatttttgcatttttactagagacaaggtttctccatgttggccaggatggtcttgatcgcttgaccttgtgatccacccacctcagcctcccgaagtgctgggattacaggtgtcagccgtCGCACCCAgcagacttttttgttttttgtttttttttgagatggagtctcgctctatcacccaggctggagtacagtggtgccatctcggctcactgcaggggtttcactgtgtcagccaggacggtctcaatctcctgacctcgtgatccgcccgcctccgcctcccaaagtgctgggattacaggcctgagccaccgtacccggcctttttttttttttgaaaaaaaaaggtcCTCCTTTGAAAACCCTTTCGGGTGACTTGAAAGGGTGAGTGGGGTGGGAGTAGCCCGGGTCCTAGAAAGCATTTGGAAAGGCAGGCACAGCCTCGGGGCCCTGAGACTGGCAAGGCCATGCCACGCGACAGGCCACACCTGAGCCCCATCTTGAGAGCTGCACCACCAGTGAGCTCTCCAGCAACATGGCCCATTAGAGATTGTTTGGGCATCAAGGCCAAGACTGTCCTGGCCCGCTGGCTGGAGGTGGAAAGGGAATGAGTGTCAGGGCGCACCTGCCCTCTTGCCCTCCAATCTTAGACTCTGTTGGAAGATTTGCCCTGGGGTGGGCTCTCTGCAGGTGGATCTGATGGACCCTGGGGCCACAGCATCCCCATGGAGGGACCAGCCCACTGTGCCACCAGGAGCCTCCCAGGAATTCCAGCGGGGAAGAGTCACACTCCAGAGGACACGTGGACTTTGCATGAACCTCACTCCTCCTGGCAGGGCAACCAGGTTCTGGGCAGTGCCAGAGCAAGGTGGGGCTGGACACACTCCTAACAGGCAGCTGTGTGGTGCAAGCCTGCCTGTGCTGCACACAGCGTGCCACAGGATGGCAGGGACTCTCCCGGGCACcatgagggagagggaggagcacAGGAGTGCTGCCTGCCCACCACAGCCAGCTCCTCATCTCAGCCCCCATCTGGGGTGAGCGTGGCATCACTGTTGGGTTTGCCCACCAGACTGTCCAGCGTGCTGTGGGGTGTGGGCAAGCCTGTGCTAGGTGGGCAGCACATGCTTGCCCTGGGGTCTAGCTCCTGGTTGCAAGGTGAACAAGGaggccgggctggagtgcagtagcgcaatctcggctcactgcaacctccacctctcgctTCCCTCTTTGGGGCTGCTACTGAGAGGATCCATGTGGCTGTGTCCTGAAACCCATCCCCACCAGTGCCGAGGGTGTGCCCCCCATGGGTGCTCCTAGCCTGTCCCGGGAGGTGCAGACCTCGGACAGATGGCTGGCTTGAGAGCTTCCTGAAGGCTAGCACGGACGCCCATGGTGCTTCCATCTGGCCTTCACTGGCTGGCCTTCTCTTGATCTGTTTCTGGTATGTTGAATCCCGTTTTGGTATCTTCTGTGGAGGATCCAAACGAATCCACCAAACCTTGCCCCTGACTCCACAAAGACCCATGCCCTTGACCTGATCCTCAGCTTCCTGCATATGGCCTGCAAAGAGACACTCACCCCAGTGCTGACAGCTCTAACCCCATCCATTCCATGCCTGTTAGACCACAGTGCAGCTTCTCTGTCTTAGGGTTAACCCAACCTGACCTGGCCACAGCCTGTGTCTGGAGCCTGCCTGACCTTTAACCCTGCTGCCAAACTGGCTCTTTACCTGGGGCCGTATCAGGGACTACGGCCTATTACCCCAGCCCGAGCCAGATCTTGGACCAGGGTCAGCTCCCATAACCACACTCAAAACAGATGCCCAACGCTTTCCATCCATGTGTGTTTATTTTAGATGCTTTCCGTGTGGGAGCTGGGGAGACAGGTCAGTAGGACCCCATGCCTGTGCCCGAGGGGCCCCAGTCTGGGCAATGGTCCCAGCCCTTCACAAGGCTGTGCACACTCCCTGTGCACTTGCggaggcttctctgaggaggagGCTGCGAAGGAAGCCTTGAATGCAAGGACATTTCCAGGCAGGCATCCTAGGTGCGGGGATCTGCTGCCCAAAGCCAGAGAGGTGAGGTCACAGCACTGGCAGCTGCCAGAGCAGCCTCTTCCTCGTGTGTCCAGTGGCGCGTTCCTCATTCAGCCCTGGGAGAGGTGCTGGGGTAGTGTCACAAGTGCTTGGTCTGATTGGGCGTGCACACGGGACCCCTACATCTGGACCCCCAGGTGTGATCCGGGGCCTACGTGGTCCAGCTTGGGGGGACACCGGGGCCAGCTTCTGGAGAGGGCCAGGCTCCCATGAGGCCTGACATAATGAACAGGGGGTGATGATGGCCTGGCTGAGAGGGCACAGCAGGTGTGGCCGGGAGACAGGTCAATACTCTTCAGCAGAGAGGATGCCCGCCAGGAGCCTCAGGATGCTGGCAAGGAATGGGGTGAGGGATGAGGATCGGGGGTGCAGCTGCAGGGCTGGCCAAGGCCCGGACAGGCCACAGCGTCTGTCCAGGCATGAGGTGGAGACCCAAGAGGGCAGCCTATGGGACCACCAACTTTGGGGTCCCCCACCAGACTCAAAAGGCCAGGTGCCATCTGGGCCAGGAGCCAGGCCCAAGGTTGGGACACGGGGCATGCTCCAGGGGGCTGTGAGAACAAGAGCCCTGACGGGGACAGATGGGTGCTGGCTGTCCCTCTCTGTCGCCATCAGGGCGGTGGGTGCCTGAAGAGGGGtcgcgggggtggggggtgggggtgggcactGGCGTCCAGCACCAGGCCCAGGGAGCCCCTCCGTCAGGGCGGGGACGGCTGCTGTGCGTGTGGGGTGCCTGAGTCGGACCCTGGCCCGCGGGCCCCAACCCCGAGCCTCAGGCTCGGCGGGGTCCGGAGCAGCCCCAGCGGCCCGCGAGGCTCCGGCGCTGGAAGGGGCTGTCGGCGAAGACTGGTGGGGGCCGGGCGGGGCGCGGGGCGAGGCGGAGGAGGCGGGGCCCACGGGGGCGGCCCCGGGCGCGGGCCAGCATCGCCACCTGCTGGGCGGACACGTGCGCTGCCGCGGCCACGGCCGGCTCGGGGTCGCTCTGCAGCCGCCCTAGGTCTGCGAAGAGATCGCGGCTCAGGCTGGGGAGCCCAGGAGGGCTGAGTGCCCGGGCCGTTGGCCCTTCACCCACCGCTCCCGTCCACTCCGCCCTAGCACCAGCCACCTCTCCAGGACACCATCCCCTGGCAAGGTGGGGCCTCACCCTGGAACAGGGAGTCCAGCAGGTCCTGGTTGACACAGCCGGGGCTGGCGTGGTGGACAAGGAAGCCTGGACCACAGCAGATGCATGAGTGCGGGCCCCACAGCCCCACAGGGGGAGGCTGGCCCAGCTCCCAAAGCCCCGGTGCCAGGGGCAGTGTGACCCCGGGCGGCCTCACCTATAAGCACGGCGGCTGCCCGGCGCAGGGGGTCCTGTGGACTCCGCAGGTAGCCCTGGGTCTGGCTCAGGAAGTTGGGCACGTGGCCCGGGTATCGCTGAACCTGGGGACAAAAGGGCTAGTTGCAGGACAGGAGGGCTGATCCTGAGTGTGGAGGAGGTTGCAGAGCTGAATCCAGGGGCTGGGGTTCCAGGGGAGCCCCCAGGGCAGGTGGCATGGTGGGAGGCCTTGGACTTGCCCCACCAGTAGCCTATCTGGTTTGGCTGCAGTAGAAACGGTTTGGGGGCCCCGGTGAACCCTGGAACAAGTGGGCTGCTGATCATACCCCCTTGCGGTCACCTTGCTTCCCCTACTGACCAGGCGGCAGCAGAGGTGGCTCAGGGCTTCAGGGCTGTCATAGTGGGCCACGGTGACCATCTCCTCCAGCAGGCCCCAGCAAAAGGCCTGGTCGCAACGGGCCAGGGTCCACTCTGAGCTCTGGGATAGGGGAAGGGAGCCGGGTCAGGGGTCCAGGAAGTAGAAAGGCGAAAGGTGGGGTGGGAAGAGGGGGAGCAAGGGCATCGGGTGAGGGGCAGAAGAGCCCAGGGCAGGAGGCCGGATTGAATCCACTCAAGGGAAGAACAGTAGTAACCTGGCCGCCCGTCACGCCTGCCTCTGAGGTCCTTGGGATGGGTGAGTCCCTGACCTGTAATTGTCGGAGGGGAGGCACGGTGGGAGTGGTGAGTGTTGGATGGCATCGGGGTGGGATGGTGTGGGGGGTTGCTGACCTCAGCAGCGTCCCTGCTGGGGTCATGCAGACGCAACAGCAGCGGCACGAGACTCTGCAGCACCAGCTTCCGCAGGGGGCCGCGGAGCCCCAGCCGGAGCCCGCCCCGGCCCCGGCGCACCAGAGTCCCGAGGAGCCCGACGGCCGAGGCGCGGATTGAGTCCCGTGTCTGCGTGGGAGGGCGCAGTCAGGGCAGGCGGAGACTGAGAGGGGCTGCAAGGGTGGGAGGGTGCGGCCAGCGCGGAGCGAGGAAGTGGGGGGTCTAGAGAAGGCTGCTGACTCGGTGTGATCTGGGGACAGGGAACTGGGCCTCGAGCTGGACCTGGTTGGGAAGCCTGGGGAGCCCCTGCAGGGGGTGGGGCTTGAAGGGATGGGGTCTGGAAGGAAAAGTCTAGCGGGGAGGAGCTTGGCGGGACACGGCCTTGGAGGGGCGGAGCTGGGCGACAGCGGGCGGGAGGGGCGGGGGCGGTCAGAAGGGAAGAAATCTGGGACGGATAGACTGGGGGGACGCGGCCTGGGAGGGAGAAActggaggggcggggcggggcctgggaGCTCGTGGCCTGGGAGGGAGAGACTGGGGGGCGGGGCATGGAAGGGAGAAACTAGAGGGGCGGGACGGGGCCTGGGAGGGAGAGACTGGGGGCAGGGCATGAGAGGGAGAAActggaggggcggggcggggcctagGAAGAAGAGActggaggggcggggcggggcctgggagggagagacggggggcggggcctgggagGGAGAAACTGGAGGGGCGGGGGCGGTGACAGCGGGAGGGGCGGGCCCGGAGGCGGGGCGTTT
The Symphalangus syndactylus isolate Jambi chromosome 7, NHGRI_mSymSyn1-v2.1_pri, whole genome shotgun sequence genome window above contains:
- the GSDMD gene encoding gasdermin-D isoform X1 codes for the protein MKSGHLQLLLPGRLPGRADAPPSGRRQSRSMGSAFERVVRRVVRELDHGGELIPVTSLQSSTGFQPYCLVVRKPSSSWFWKPRYKCVNLSIKDILEPNAPEPDLQRGSSFHFYDAMDGQLQGSVELAAPGQAKIAGGAVVSDSSSTSMNVYSLSVDPNTWQTLLRERHLRQPEHKILQQLRNRRDNVYVVTEVLQTQKEVEVTRTHKREGSGRFSLPGAMCLQGEGQGHLSQKKTVTIPSGSILAFRVAQLVINSDLDVLLFPDKKQRTFQPPPTGHKGSTGEGAWPQLSSGLSTMGCLPNFLTDGVPVEGTFTEDFQGLQAEVETISKELELLDRDLCQLLLEGLEGVLRDQLALRALEEALEQGQSLGPVEPLDGPAGAVLECLVLPSRMLAPELAVPAVYLLGALTMLSETQHKLLAEALESQTLLGPLELVGSLLEQSAPWQERGTMSLPPGLLGSSWGEGAPAWVLLDECGLELGEDTPHVCWEPQAQGRVCALYASLALLSGLSQEPH
- the GSDMD gene encoding gasdermin-D isoform X2, coding for MGSAFERVVRRVVRELDHGGELIPVTSLQSSTGFQPYCLVVRKPSSSWFWKPRYKCVNLSIKDILEPNAPEPDLQRGSSFHFYDAMDGQLQGSVELAAPGQAKIAGGAVVSDSSSTSMNVYSLSVDPNTWQTLLRERHLRQPEHKILQQLRNRRDNVYVVTEVLQTQKEVEVTRTHKREGSGRFSLPGAMCLQGEGQGHLSQKKTVTIPSGSILAFRVAQLVINSDLDVLLFPDKKQRTFQPPPTGHKGSTGEGAWPQLSSGLSTMGCLPNFLTDGVPVEGTFTEDFQGLQAEVETISKELELLDRDLCQLLLEGLEGVLRDQLALRALEEALEQGQSLGPVEPLDGPAGAVLECLVLPSRMLAPELAVPAVYLLGALTMLSETQHKLLAEALESQTLLGPLELVGSLLEQSAPWQERGTMSLPPGLLGSSWGEGAPAWVLLDECGLELGEDTPHVCWEPQAQGRVCALYASLALLSGLSQEPH